The DNA window TTGCGTTGCAATCCGGGGACAGCCGGGACGGCTATCCTACTTTGGCCGCCGCGTTGCAGCTGGGGTGTCGGGTGTGTGGCCGGCGACGGGACAGCCGCGCCGGTTGGGGGTGTTGTGTGTTGGTTGGGCTCGCTTTGGGTCGCGAGGGGGCTGTTGCTTCCCGGGGCGATGGGGCGCCGCAGTCCCTGGGGCGGGTGCGCGTGGCACCGGGGGGTGCTTTTCTGCGGGTACAGGCACCCGCGAATTGGGGGTGGTTTGGGGCGCCTACGCGGCTGGGGTGGTTTTTGTCGCGGGAGCCAGTCCCCCTGGCGGCACCCGCGATTCTGGGGTGGTTTGGGGCGCCTACGCGGCTGGGGTGGTTTTTGTCGCGGGAGCCAGTCCCCATGGTTGCAGTTGTGGTTATAGAAGGTTGTCCGGCGCCGGACTTATGCGGGTGATTGCGGTTTTAACCTTGGGTCAGACAATCGACGCGCGGGGGTGTCTGGCAGTATCGTGGTGCGGAATAGCCGGCATACGCCCAGTGGTAATCCGCCAGTACAGAGCCCGCGTCTGAACGTTGAAAGGGGACGAGGTGGCAAACGCGATCGAAGTTTCCCCGTCAATCACCTATTAATTGGGATGGGGCGTTGCAGTTTTTGGGGAGGCTTTAGGCTTTAGGCTTTAGGCTTTAGGCTGGAGGCTTTAGGCTGGAGGGAAGTGGACAGAGTGGACGGGGTGGACAGAGTGGATTCGCCGCGGCGAATGGACAGCGTGGACAGCAGGGGCGGCGATGCGCAGGACGCCGCGCGCCCGGGGCGATTCGAGCCGGAGTCCCGTCCGGGTGCGCGGCGCGCTCACCGGTGCTCCTTGAATAGCACGTGCTTTCGCACGATGGGGTCGTACTTTTTGAGCAGCAGCCGCCCGGATTTCGTGCGGGTATTCCTGGTGGTGCTGTAGCGAAACGGGCTCTCGGTGCTTTGGAGGATTATCCGCTCGCGGCCAATCTTGTTCGCCATGTAATTGTTCCTTTCATCCGGTATCAGTGGTCAGACAAGGCGGTCGCGCCCTCGCCGGCGGTGACTTCATCGGCGGGGATCGGGTCGTGGAGGGAGGCCCAGGCGTCGGGGCCCGCCGCCCACATTGCGTCATCCAGCAGGCATTCGGAGAGCGCGCGATGTATCCGATCGGCGTCCAGGTGTTGCCCGATGAGCACGAGCGTCTGGCCGCGGTCGCCGAATACCTCTTTCAACGCGCGCCGCGCCTCGTCGAGGTCTTCTTCCGCGACTTCCCACTCCGGGAGGGGCAGGGCGTCCCACCAGTAACCCGAGGGCGTGAGGTGTATGGCGGCTCCCGCCTGGGACCATTCGTAGACCTGGTTGTTTCTCGTGGCCAGCCACACGAATCCCTTGGATCGGAGCACGGGCTTGAAGAAATCGGTATCGCCGTTCATGAGCGACCATAGCCGCTCCGGATGGAACGGGCGATCCGCACGGAAGGTCGTGGCGCTGATGCCGTACTCCTCCGTTTCGGGAAGCTCCGACCCCCGGGGGACGGCGAGCCAGTCCTTGTGCTGGCTGGCCTCTTCCATACGGAAGCGCCCCGTGTCGAGAATAGCCTCCAGCGGCGCCGCGCCAAATTCCGCCCGGATGATTTCGGTCGACGGATTGAGATGGCGCAGGAAACGCTCCAGACGGTCCAACTGGGCGGAATCGGCGCAATCGCACTTGTTGAGAATGATTACGTTGGCGAACTCCACCTGATCGGTGAGGAGATCGACGATGCTCCGGTCATCTGTTTCATCCACGCCGAGGCCGCGATCGGGAAGATCGTCCCACGATGCGTAGTCC is part of the Candidatus Hydrogenedentota bacterium genome and encodes:
- the rpmG gene encoding 50S ribosomal protein L33; amino-acid sequence: MANKIGRERIILQSTESPFRYSTTRNTRTKSGRLLLKKYDPIVRKHVLFKEHR
- a CDS encoding GTP-binding protein, translating into MKKLPVTVLSGFLGAGKTTVLNHVLNNRDGKRVAVIVNDMSEVNIDAALVRGGEAALHREEERLVEMSNGCICCTLREDLLVAVAQLAREQRFDYLLIESTGIAEPLPVAETFSFEDETGASLSDCATLDTLVTVVDAANFMADYASWDDLPDRGLGVDETDDRSIVDLLTDQVEFANVIILNKCDCADSAQLDRLERFLRHLNPSTEIIRAEFGAAPLEAILDTGRFRMEEASQHKDWLAVPRGSELPETEEYGISATTFRADRPFHPERLWSLMNGDTDFFKPVLRSKGFVWLATRNNQVYEWSQAGAAIHLTPSGYWWDALPLPEWEVAEEDLDEARRALKEVFGDRGQTLVLIGQHLDADRIHRALSECLLDDAMWAAGPDAWASLHDPIPADEVTAGEGATALSDH